In one window of Oscillatoria sp. FACHB-1407 DNA:
- a CDS encoding chlorophyll a/b-binding protein, with protein MVRGQVMEEGGRANMYAVEPKVYVDDTQQFGFNAYAEKLNGRLAMIGFVSVLVLEAVTGHGVIGWLTSL; from the coding sequence ATGGTTCGTGGACAGGTGATGGAAGAGGGTGGACGCGCCAACATGTACGCTGTTGAGCCTAAGGTGTACGTAGATGACACTCAGCAATTTGGATTTAACGCATATGCTGAGAAGCTCAACGGACGACTTGCCATGATTGGCTTCGTTTCAGTATTGGTTTTAGAAGCTGTTACTGGACACGGCGTGATCGGTTGGTTAACAAGCCTGTAG